One Bacteroidales bacterium DNA segment encodes these proteins:
- a CDS encoding type II restriction endonuclease — translation MAKKITYKNHLQKADDLVTSRQKTRAGFISLALEKNYIAVPYVEEAKALKSLASKAKYPIDLLDIIDLRISLLTASGLSDKAINYLNDEDKKEAIKGLIDNFLEPAGNDFINELVYRYLLIKGDSLGGKARNLAGTLGERKFLRSLLSVLNIYKIKYQWLDNEDYLWKDKPKTDNDIEKRIKGLYWVKNKKNRLLLMNINVPIVSKNIDLCLLEGEPAEVILKGKTKNSIHKISKKYIGLGELKGGIDPAGADEHWKTANSALNRIRTSFAKQNLSPAIFFIGAAIENSMSKEIFSQLEKRMLLNAGNLTEDKQLTSVCNWIINM, via the coding sequence ATGGCAAAAAAAATAACTTATAAAAATCATCTGCAAAAAGCTGATGATTTAGTAACATCAAGGCAAAAAACAAGAGCCGGTTTTATATCATTAGCACTTGAAAAAAATTACATTGCTGTTCCTTACGTAGAAGAAGCAAAAGCTCTTAAATCACTTGCAAGTAAAGCAAAGTATCCTATTGACTTACTGGACATTATAGATTTGAGAATTAGTTTACTAACAGCTTCGGGACTTTCGGATAAAGCGATAAATTATTTGAACGATGAAGATAAAAAAGAAGCAATTAAGGGTTTAATTGACAATTTTTTAGAACCTGCAGGTAATGATTTTATAAATGAACTTGTTTACCGATATTTATTGATAAAAGGGGATTCGTTAGGTGGTAAAGCACGAAATCTCGCAGGCACATTAGGAGAAAGAAAATTTTTACGTTCTTTGTTATCTGTTCTAAATATTTACAAGATCAAATACCAATGGCTTGACAATGAAGATTATTTATGGAAAGACAAACCGAAAACTGACAATGATATTGAAAAAAGAATAAAAGGTCTATATTGGGTTAAAAATAAAAAGAACAGACTATTGTTAATGAATATTAATGTTCCAATTGTAAGTAAAAATATTGATTTGTGTTTATTGGAAGGAGAACCGGCAGAAGTTATACTGAAAGGTAAAACTAAAAATTCAATTCATAAAATATCGAAAAAGTATATCGGATTAGGAGAGTTGAAAGGTGGTATTGACCCTGCGGGAGCTGATGAACACTGGAAAACTGCAAATTCAGCATTAAATCGTATAAGAACAAGTTTTGCTAAACAAAACCTTTCACCTGCTATATTTTTCATTGGTGCAGCAATAGAAAATAGTATGTCGAAAGAAATATTTAGTCAACTGGAAAAGAGAATGCTACTAAATGCAGGAAATTTAACAGAAGATAAACAATTAACATCTGTTTGCAATTGGATAATTAATATGTAA
- a CDS encoding glycosyltransferase family 2 protein has translation MKTSAVICVYNEEQTIKDVLLIVSDYFFNEVIVVNDGSTDKTDEIVRELKNLHNLKYIKFPRNKGKGFAMATGIENATGEIITFIDADLSNLTEEHFAQLLTPVFMNEADMVLGQATETLINYSINPFKSFTGQRSLLKKDILPIVNKMKHSKFGVETLINLYYQSEGKKVKYVMLDGLKHPTKFDKTTTPEAIKELIKEGHQIALTAFKNFDLITKRIKNKISKNLKK, from the coding sequence ATGAAAACAAGTGCAGTAATCTGCGTATATAATGAAGAGCAAACAATAAAAGATGTTCTGTTAATAGTCTCTGATTATTTTTTTAATGAGGTTATTGTTGTAAATGACGGTTCAACAGATAAAACTGATGAAATTGTAAGAGAACTTAAAAATTTACATAATCTGAAATACATAAAGTTTCCCAGAAATAAGGGAAAAGGTTTTGCAATGGCTACCGGTATTGAAAATGCAACAGGTGAAATAATTACATTCATTGATGCAGATTTATCAAACCTAACAGAAGAACATTTTGCTCAATTATTAACACCTGTGTTTATGAATGAAGCAGATATGGTGCTCGGACAAGCAACCGAAACCCTGATTAATTACAGTATAAATCCGTTTAAATCGTTTACAGGACAGCGTTCTTTATTAAAAAAAGATATTTTACCCATTGTCAATAAAATGAAACATTCAAAATTTGGCGTAGAAACACTAATCAACCTGTATTATCAATCAGAAGGCAAAAAAGTAAAATATGTAATGTTGGACGGATTAAAACATCCTACGAAGTTTGATAAAACCACAACACCTGAAGCAATAAAAGAACTCATAAAAGAAGGACATCAAATAGCTCTGACTGCTTTTAAAAATTTTGATTTAATAACTAAAAGAATTAAAAATAAAATTTCTAAAAATCTAAAAAAATGA
- the fusA gene encoding elongation factor G gives MRLQKLRNIGIAAHIDAGKTTVTERILFYTGVTRKVGEVHDGEATMDFMKQEQERGITIASAAISCNWQDSQINIIDTPGHVDFTIEVERSLRVIDGMVALFCAVGGVEPQSETVWNQADRYRVPRIAFINKMDRTGADFQAVVSQMNEFLDANAVPFQLPMGSEEDFNGIVDVIKNKAYIFGDNERQEIDIPAEYREETDKARELLIEKLSDFNDEIMELYLEEKDIPYELLKKAARSAILKLMITPVFTGAAYKNKGVELLLDAVIDYLPSPVDVGAVVGTDVYDSEKTYTRNPSCKEPFSALAFKLINDPYVGQQTFIRIFSGEIKSGIPLMNSTKGKKERVGRIFRIRAKQREEISIAKAGEIVALIGMKATKTGDTLCDINDNVLLESIHVPPSVIELKISSENKNDRKKLGEALAKLSNEDPSFHARYNDETDETIVAGMGELHLEIIIDRLKDEFNVDVEVGEPSVALRETISMEIEHKYRHSKQSGGKGEFAEAVIRFEPNKGNGYEFVDKIKGGVIPREFIPAVSKGLQKTMAEGILAKFPIVDIKAVLLDGSNHAVDSSDRAFQTCASVLFKQAFAKAKPILLEPMMKIEISTPDDYIGNVVGDLNKRRGKIDTMRRFRKGSQKLNGYVPLMEMFGYATTLRNVTSGRANYSMEFFQYEPLPKAVQEDYMKKQAEKDEK, from the coding sequence ATGAGACTTCAAAAATTAAGAAATATAGGTATTGCAGCTCACATTGACGCAGGAAAAACAACAGTTACTGAAAGGATATTATTCTATACAGGTGTAACACGTAAAGTCGGTGAAGTTCACGATGGTGAAGCTACAATGGATTTTATGAAACAAGAACAAGAAAGAGGAATTACGATTGCTTCTGCTGCAATCTCATGTAATTGGCAAGATTCTCAAATCAATATAATTGATACTCCCGGACACGTTGACTTTACTATTGAAGTTGAACGTTCATTAAGAGTAATTGACGGAATGGTGGCTTTATTTTGTGCCGTGGGAGGCGTTGAACCTCAAAGCGAAACAGTTTGGAATCAGGCTGACAGATACAGAGTTCCCAGAATTGCATTTATAAATAAAATGGACAGAACAGGTGCTGATTTTCAGGCAGTTGTTTCACAAATGAATGAATTTTTAGACGCTAATGCTGTACCCTTCCAATTACCTATGGGATCAGAAGAAGATTTCAACGGAATTGTAGATGTTATAAAAAATAAAGCATACATTTTTGGGGATAATGAAAGACAGGAAATTGATATTCCTGCTGAATACAGAGAGGAAACTGATAAAGCAAGAGAGTTGCTTATTGAAAAGCTTTCTGATTTTAATGATGAAATTATGGAACTCTATCTGGAAGAAAAAGATATTCCTTATGAATTATTGAAAAAAGCTGCACGCTCTGCCATTTTAAAGTTGATGATAACTCCTGTTTTTACAGGTGCCGCTTATAAAAATAAAGGTGTTGAACTACTGTTAGATGCTGTAATTGATTATTTACCCTCACCTGTTGATGTTGGTGCAGTTGTTGGAACAGATGTATATGATTCTGAAAAAACATATACAAGAAATCCTTCATGTAAAGAACCGTTTTCTGCTTTGGCTTTTAAACTGATAAATGATCCGTATGTCGGACAACAAACATTTATCAGAATTTTTTCCGGTGAAATTAAAAGCGGAATACCTTTAATGAATTCAACTAAAGGCAAAAAAGAAAGAGTAGGAAGAATATTCAGAATAAGAGCAAAGCAAAGAGAGGAAATTTCAATTGCAAAAGCCGGAGAAATAGTTGCACTTATTGGTATGAAAGCAACAAAAACAGGTGATACTTTATGTGATATTAACGATAATGTTTTATTAGAATCAATACACGTTCCGCCATCGGTTATTGAATTAAAAATTAGTTCTGAAAATAAAAATGACAGAAAAAAATTGGGTGAAGCATTAGCAAAACTTTCTAATGAAGATCCGTCGTTCCATGCAAGATATAATGATGAAACTGACGAAACCATTGTAGCAGGAATGGGAGAATTACACCTTGAGATTATCATCGACAGATTAAAAGATGAATTCAATGTTGATGTTGAAGTAGGAGAGCCTTCAGTTGCTTTAAGAGAAACAATCTCAATGGAAATTGAACATAAATATAGACATTCAAAACAATCAGGTGGTAAAGGTGAATTTGCAGAGGCAGTTATACGTTTTGAGCCGAATAAAGGAAACGGATATGAATTTGTGGATAAAATAAAAGGTGGTGTTATTCCGAGAGAATTTATACCGGCAGTCAGTAAAGGTCTTCAAAAAACAATGGCAGAAGGAATTCTTGCAAAATTCCCGATTGTTGACATAAAAGCTGTGTTATTGGACGGAAGTAATCATGCAGTTGACTCATCTGACAGAGCTTTTCAAACTTGTGCATCTGTTTTATTTAAACAGGCATTTGCAAAAGCAAAACCGATCTTATTAGAACCGATGATGAAAATTGAGATCAGTACACCTGATGATTATATTGGTAATGTGGTTGGTGACTTGAATAAAAGAAGAGGTAAAATTGATACCATGAGACGTTTCCGTAAAGGATCTCAAAAATTGAACGGTTATGTTCCATTAATGGAAATGTTCGGATATGCTACAACATTAAGGAATGTTACCAGCGGAAGAGCAAACTATTCAATGGAATTCTTTCAATATGAACCACTTCCGAAAGCTGTTCAAGAAGATTATATGAAGAAACAAGCAGAAAAAGATGAAAAATAA